A genomic region of Marinobacter sp. NP-4(2019) contains the following coding sequences:
- the mtgA gene encoding monofunctional biosynthetic peptidoglycan transglycosylase — translation MAKKTFPRGIVRSLFWGVASLLGLLIAVLLVLRFINPPTTAFIVAHSLSHPDDNIRNQWVDYADISPWMPLAVVASEDQRFPDHWGVDFAAIRKALAEYEAGRGLRGASTITQQTAKNLFLWNGRSFVRKALEAALALGLETLWPKQRILEVYLNVAEFGPGIYGVEAASQAYFGTSSRYLSPSQASRLAAVLPNPKVLSADNPSRYVWERAAWVQRQMRQLAGPGYIQGL, via the coding sequence TTGGCGAAAAAAACTTTTCCGCGAGGTATTGTCCGGTCCCTGTTCTGGGGTGTTGCCAGTTTGCTGGGGCTGCTGATTGCTGTCCTGTTGGTGTTGCGGTTTATCAATCCGCCCACCACCGCGTTCATCGTCGCTCACAGCCTCAGCCACCCGGATGACAACATCCGGAATCAGTGGGTGGACTACGCCGATATATCCCCATGGATGCCCCTGGCGGTGGTCGCCAGTGAGGACCAGCGCTTTCCCGATCATTGGGGCGTGGATTTTGCCGCTATCCGCAAAGCGTTGGCCGAATACGAGGCGGGCAGGGGGCTCCGGGGAGCCAGCACCATCACCCAGCAAACCGCCAAGAACCTGTTTCTCTGGAACGGTCGAAGCTTTGTGCGCAAGGCGCTGGAGGCGGCCCTGGCGCTGGGACTTGAAACTCTGTGGCCAAAACAGCGGATTCTTGAGGTGTACCTTAACGTCGCGGAATTCGGGCCGGGAATATACGGCGTGGAGGCGGCCAGTCAGGCCTATTTCGGCACCAGTTCACGCTACCTCTCGCCGTCCCAGGCTTCGAGGCTGGCAGCCGTGTTGCCCAACCCGAAAGTGTTGAGTGCGGATAACCCCTCCCGGTATGTGTGGGAACGTGCCGCCTGGGTGCAACGGCAGATGCGACAACTGGCGGGGCCGGGATACATTCAGGGACTGTGA